A stretch of the uncultured Cohaesibacter sp. genome encodes the following:
- a CDS encoding ABC transporter ATP-binding protein — MTLELKGITKQVDGRLHIKETSLRLEPGHFNVLLGETGAGKTSLIKLMAGLDRCASGTIEMDGLDVTKQTTQQRTISLVHQFFVNYPHMSVFENIASPLKVAGMAKSEIAGRVEEAADLLQLRPMLHRRPHELSGGQQQRTALARAIAKESKAVFLDEPLANLDYKLREELRAQLPELFAGRGAVVVYATSEPEEALLLGGYTALMEDGRVTQFGKTADVYRDPHDLVSADVFSDPPINAARITKKDGEIRLNDHVTWQASGPSADLADGDYEIAIRPHHVSPVRRGDHHVSMTGTVLVTELSGSESSAHFRLGDRSWVSLAHGVHPYKVGDDHVFYMDPADCFYFHPDGQRAR, encoded by the coding sequence ATGACGCTAGAACTCAAAGGCATCACCAAGCAGGTCGATGGACGCCTCCATATCAAGGAGACCTCGCTGCGCCTTGAGCCGGGACATTTCAATGTTCTGCTCGGCGAAACCGGAGCGGGCAAAACCTCGCTCATCAAGCTGATGGCGGGGCTTGATCGCTGCGCCTCGGGCACCATTGAAATGGACGGGTTGGATGTCACCAAACAGACCACCCAGCAGCGGACCATTTCGCTGGTCCACCAGTTCTTCGTCAACTATCCGCATATGAGCGTGTTCGAAAATATTGCCTCGCCGTTGAAGGTGGCAGGCATGGCCAAGTCGGAAATTGCGGGCCGTGTCGAGGAAGCTGCCGATTTGTTGCAGTTGCGCCCCATGCTTCATCGTCGCCCGCATGAATTGTCCGGCGGCCAGCAGCAGCGTACAGCGCTCGCCCGTGCCATCGCCAAGGAGAGCAAGGCGGTCTTTCTCGATGAACCTTTGGCCAATCTTGACTACAAGCTGCGTGAAGAGTTGCGCGCCCAGTTGCCCGAACTGTTTGCCGGGCGCGGGGCCGTTGTTGTTTATGCCACGTCCGAGCCGGAAGAAGCCTTGTTGCTGGGCGGTTATACCGCCCTGATGGAAGATGGTCGCGTCACTCAGTTCGGTAAAACCGCCGATGTCTATCGTGATCCCCATGACTTGGTCTCTGCCGATGTCTTTTCCGATCCGCCGATCAATGCCGCGCGGATTACCAAAAAGGACGGTGAAATCCGCCTCAATGACCATGTCACATGGCAGGCCTCCGGCCCGTCTGCTGATCTGGCGGATGGAGACTATGAAATCGCCATTCGTCCGCATCATGTCAGTCCGGTGCGTCGTGGTGACCACCATGTGTCCATGACCGGAACCGTGCTGGTGACCGAGCTGAGTGGCTCGGAATCAAGCGCCCATTTCCGCTTGGGCGACCGCTCCTGGGTGTCGCTGGCCCATGGGGTCCATCCCTATAAGGTTGGGGATGATCATGTCTTCTACATGGATCCGGCAGACTGCTTCTATTTCCACCCGGACGGACAAAGGGCGCGCTGA